In Sphingomonas sp. LR60, the following are encoded in one genomic region:
- a CDS encoding AI-2E family transporter gives MTIDRQRVENGGLILFLLLISVGLLLVVSGFLGALLWAALAALLFQPIFQRFARRWPGRRNMAAALTLLVITVAVVIPALILGSMIVDQAAGVYEQMRSGQIDFAQYFKQMHDALPGRLQQLLDSAGLNSLERAQARVTATLSNSASVLTRQALSIGANAAAFLLAFGVGLYVTFFLLRDGERIGPAIVRALPLERSVAERLAEKFVAVVRATIKGSGVVALVQGALGAITFWIVGLPAALLWGVLMAVAALLPAIGPAIIWGPVAVYLLATGAIWQAVVVIVSGVFVIGLADNVLRPILVGRDTGLPDWLVLVTTLGGIDLLGLSGIVVGPVVGALFLTGWAILSEQRGAEVVVEADG, from the coding sequence ATGACGATCGATCGACAGCGCGTCGAAAACGGCGGGCTGATCCTTTTCCTGCTGCTGATATCGGTCGGATTGCTGCTGGTCGTCTCCGGATTCCTCGGCGCGCTGCTCTGGGCCGCGCTGGCGGCGTTGCTGTTCCAGCCAATCTTCCAGCGCTTCGCACGGCGCTGGCCTGGCCGACGCAACATGGCGGCGGCGCTGACGTTGCTGGTCATCACTGTCGCCGTCGTGATCCCGGCACTGATCCTCGGCAGCATGATCGTCGACCAGGCCGCGGGCGTTTACGAGCAGATGCGCAGCGGCCAGATCGACTTCGCACAATATTTCAAGCAAATGCACGACGCGCTTCCCGGGCGTTTGCAGCAATTACTCGATAGCGCAGGGCTCAACAGCCTCGAACGCGCACAGGCGCGCGTCACTGCGACGCTAAGCAACAGTGCGAGCGTCCTCACGAGGCAGGCGCTATCGATCGGCGCGAACGCCGCAGCCTTCCTTCTGGCATTCGGCGTCGGCCTGTACGTCACCTTCTTCCTGCTGCGCGACGGCGAGCGGATCGGTCCGGCGATCGTGCGTGCGCTGCCGCTCGAGCGTTCCGTCGCGGAGCGCCTTGCGGAGAAGTTCGTGGCGGTCGTTCGCGCGACCATCAAGGGCTCGGGCGTCGTGGCGCTGGTGCAGGGCGCGCTCGGGGCGATCACCTTCTGGATCGTCGGCTTGCCCGCCGCCTTGCTGTGGGGCGTGTTGATGGCGGTGGCCGCACTGCTGCCGGCGATCGGGCCGGCGATCATCTGGGGACCGGTTGCCGTCTATCTGCTTGCGACCGGCGCGATCTGGCAGGCTGTGGTGGTGATCGTCTCGGGCGTGTTCGTGATCGGACTGGCCGATAACGTGCTTCGTCCGATCCTCGTCGGCCGCGACACCGGGTTGCCCGACTGGCTGGTGCTGGTGACGACGCTCGGCGGCATCGACCTGCTGGGGTTGAGCGGTATCGTCGTCGGGCCGGTGGTCGGGGCGCTGTTCCTGACGGGCTGGGCGATCC
- a CDS encoding sensor histidine kinase, producing the protein MATSATSVSAAPAPSAYAGTPERPLFVRPFFENKGSAFWKLQAVGWTGYLVLRLVSSLSSNASLQVIGSVLIESIIGYCITLLLSVLYGHYRQLPRVTGILLSIFTLAAATFLDATLYAFSFSLIRLAAPGVDLTLLLAALFLSFTTLAGWSALYFGINFYLILEDQIDQMEHLENQASSAQLAMLRYQLNPHFLFNTLNSISTLVLLKQTERANAMLSRLSSFLRYTLANEPTAHVTVAQEVETLKLYLEIEKMRFEDRLRPKFDIDPAAEKARLPSLLLQPLVENAIKYAVTPQEDGAEICVSIRLVGDRVLLGVSDTGPGLMPTKSRPSLSTGVGIANIRERLAQAYGPDHRFDVRAMPTGGFGVEIEIPYQLEVPNREV; encoded by the coding sequence ATGGCGACCTCCGCGACTTCCGTCTCCGCTGCTCCTGCCCCGTCCGCTTATGCCGGTACGCCGGAGCGCCCGCTGTTCGTCCGGCCGTTCTTCGAGAACAAGGGGTCGGCATTCTGGAAGCTCCAGGCGGTCGGCTGGACCGGCTATCTGGTGCTGCGGCTCGTGTCCTCGCTCAGCAGCAATGCCTCGTTGCAGGTGATCGGCTCGGTCCTGATCGAGTCGATCATCGGCTATTGCATCACCTTGCTGCTGTCGGTGCTCTACGGCCATTATCGGCAGCTGCCGCGCGTGACCGGCATCCTGTTGTCGATCTTCACGCTGGCCGCCGCGACGTTCCTGGACGCGACGCTCTACGCCTTTTCGTTCAGCCTGATCCGACTGGCCGCGCCCGGAGTCGATCTGACGCTGCTGCTCGCCGCGCTGTTCCTCAGCTTCACGACGCTCGCCGGCTGGTCGGCGCTGTATTTCGGGATCAACTTCTACCTGATCCTTGAGGACCAGATCGACCAGATGGAGCATCTGGAAAATCAGGCATCGTCGGCGCAGCTCGCGATGCTGCGCTACCAGCTCAATCCGCATTTCCTGTTCAACACGCTCAACTCGATCTCGACGCTGGTGCTGTTGAAGCAGACCGAGCGCGCCAACGCGATGTTGAGCCGGCTGTCGTCGTTCCTGCGCTACACGCTCGCCAACGAACCGACCGCCCACGTCACCGTCGCGCAGGAAGTCGAGACGCTGAAATTGTATCTCGAGATCGAGAAGATGCGGTTCGAGGACCGGCTGCGTCCGAAATTCGATATCGATCCGGCCGCCGAAAAGGCGCGGCTGCCCTCGCTGCTGCTCCAGCCTCTGGTCGAAAATGCGATCAAATATGCCGTGACCCCGCAAGAGGATGGCGCCGAAATCTGTGTCTCCATTCGGCTCGTCGGCGACAGGGTGCTGCTCGGCGTATCCGACACCGGCCCGGGTTTGATGCCGACGAAATCGCGGCCAAGCCTTTCAACCGGCGTGGGCATCGCCAATATCAGGGAGCGGCTGGCACAGGCTTACGGGCCTGATCACCGCTTCGATGTGCGGGCCATGCCGACGGGCGGGTTCGGGGTCGAGATCGAGATCCCGTACCAGCTCGAAGTACCGAACAGAGAGGTGTGA
- a CDS encoding ABC transporter permease has translation MSPLRRQIRQTLTIARRDFTATVFTPIFLLFLFAPAIMGSLSVLGGVSAASVTQGSSDKARLVAMLPAASAAALRSADAQLRPLVRGDAAPPPLALHPSVENAPIAARAMLDAPGADINAVLYGTLAQPRVVFSAGNRDDARYLAAVMRQAALIERAGAAAPTVRMEAIRTAGPTRGDRNAAAFVAVFGIFFLTLFLSGQVVGTMAEERNNKVIEILAASVPLESVFLGKLLGMYGVALLFVAFWGTVLSQVGMVAAGALGDSFMSVTPAIGWLAFAALFAAYFTTAFLLLGSVFLGVGAQAGTMREVQMLSLPITIIQVAMFGLASSAVSHPNSLLATAAELFPLSSPFAMAGRAASGAQWWPHLAALAWQLLWVAIFITIGARLFRRGVLQSGSAKPAWKRIFTRS, from the coding sequence ATGAGCCCGCTGCGCCGCCAGATCCGTCAGACGCTGACGATCGCCCGCCGCGATTTCACCGCGACGGTCTTCACCCCGATCTTCCTGCTCTTCCTGTTCGCGCCCGCCATCATGGGCTCGCTCAGCGTGCTCGGCGGGGTCAGCGCCGCCTCGGTCACGCAGGGCTCGTCCGACAAGGCCCGGCTGGTCGCGATGTTGCCCGCCGCATCGGCGGCCGCGCTGCGCAGCGCCGACGCGCAATTGCGTCCGCTGGTGCGTGGCGACGCGGCGCCTCCGCCGCTGGCGCTGCACCCGTCGGTCGAAAACGCGCCGATTGCGGCCCGCGCGATGCTCGATGCGCCCGGCGCCGACATAAACGCTGTTCTATATGGTACGCTTGCGCAGCCGAGGGTGGTATTTTCGGCCGGAAACCGGGACGACGCGCGGTATCTTGCCGCCGTAATGCGACAGGCCGCGTTGATCGAACGTGCCGGTGCCGCCGCCCCGACGGTGCGGATGGAGGCGATCAGGACTGCCGGCCCGACGCGCGGTGACCGCAACGCCGCAGCGTTCGTTGCAGTGTTCGGTATCTTCTTCCTCACCCTGTTCCTCTCCGGTCAGGTGGTGGGCACGATGGCCGAGGAGCGCAACAACAAGGTCATTGAAATCCTTGCCGCTTCCGTCCCCTTGGAGAGTGTTTTCCTCGGCAAGCTGCTCGGCATGTACGGCGTCGCGCTGCTGTTCGTTGCCTTCTGGGGTACGGTGCTCAGCCAGGTTGGCATGGTCGCCGCCGGCGCTCTCGGGGACAGTTTCATGTCTGTGACCCCGGCGATCGGCTGGTTGGCCTTCGCCGCCTTGTTCGCCGCCTATTTCACCACGGCCTTCCTGCTATTAGGCTCGGTTTTTCTAGGGGTTGGCGCACAGGCGGGGACGATGCGCGAGGTGCAGATGCTCTCGCTCCCGATCACGATCATCCAGGTCGCGATGTTCGGCCTCGCCTCCTCTGCGGTGTCGCACCCCAACAGCCTGCTCGCGACCGCGGCCGAACTTTTCCCGCTTTCCTCGCCATTTGCGATGGCCGGCCGGGCGGCGTCGGGTGCGCAATGGTGGCCGCATCTGGCCGCACTCGCCTGGCAATTGCTGTGGGTCGCGATCTTCATCACGATCGGCGCCCGACTGTTCCGCCGCGGCGTCCTGCAATCCGGCAGCGCCAAGCCCGCCTGGAAGCGGATCTTCACCCGCAGCTGA
- a CDS encoding LytR/AlgR family response regulator transcription factor, with translation MTIRTILVDDEPLAIQGLELRLQAHDDVEIIAKCQNGREAISAIKTHKPDLVFLDIQMPGFDGFSVVQGLMDVEPPLFVFVTAYSDHAIRAFEAQATDYLMKPVEESRLADTLDRVRQRLSERQSAGEAEKLKEALAEHAPEAAAEMADGGDAVNASRFEKMINIKDQGQIFRVDVDTIERIDAAGDYMVIYTGDRNLILRETMKDLEKRLDPRRFQRIHRSTIVNLDLVKQVKPHTNGECFLVLDSGANVKVSRSYRDVVARFVH, from the coding sequence ATGACCATTCGTACCATCCTCGTCGACGACGAGCCGCTTGCGATCCAGGGGCTCGAATTGCGGCTGCAGGCGCACGACGACGTCGAGATCATTGCCAAGTGCCAGAACGGCCGCGAGGCGATCAGCGCGATCAAGACCCACAAGCCAGACTTGGTTTTCCTCGACATCCAGATGCCGGGATTCGACGGTTTCTCGGTCGTTCAGGGCCTGATGGACGTCGAGCCCCCGCTCTTCGTGTTCGTCACCGCCTATTCCGACCACGCGATCCGTGCGTTCGAGGCGCAGGCGACCGATTACCTGATGAAGCCCGTCGAGGAGTCGCGGCTCGCCGATACGCTCGACCGCGTCCGCCAGCGGCTGTCCGAGCGGCAAAGCGCCGGTGAGGCCGAAAAGCTCAAGGAAGCACTGGCCGAGCACGCCCCCGAAGCGGCGGCAGAAATGGCCGATGGCGGCGATGCGGTGAACGCCAGCCGCTTCGAGAAAATGATCAACATTAAGGATCAGGGCCAGATCTTCCGCGTCGACGTCGACACGATCGAGCGGATCGACGCGGCGGGCGATTACATGGTGATCTACACCGGCGATCGAAACCTGATCCTGCGCGAGACCATGAAAGACCTGGAAAAGCGGCTCGACCCGCGGCGCTTCCAGCGCATCCATCGCTCGACGATCGTCAACCTGGATCTGGTCAAGCAGGTGAAGCCACACACCAATGGCGAATGCTTCCTGGTGCTCGATTCGGGCGCGAACGTGAAGGTCAGCCGCAGCTATCGCGACGTGGTGGCGCGCTTCGTCCATTGA
- the trhO gene encoding oxygen-dependent tRNA uridine(34) hydroxylase TrhO, whose protein sequence is MIRVSALYRFARFDDPHALREPLLAVAREAGIKGTLLLAREGINGTIAGTQDALDAVIAHIRTLPGCADLSLKHSWAEAMPFHRLKVKVKREIVTMGVTVDPLTDAGTYVAPAQWNALIADPETLVIDTRNDYEVAVGTFAGAVDPKTTGFADFPAWFRERRETLLAGKKRVAMFCTGGIRCEKSTAFLKAEGVEQVHHLDGGILRYLEEVPASESAWLGECFVFDQRVAIGHGLAPGTHVLCFACRMPVSAADRASPDYVEGVSCPACIGERTAEERAGYAERHRQEQLAATRGETHVGRTFDPD, encoded by the coding sequence TTGATCAGGGTCTCCGCCCTCTATCGCTTCGCCCGTTTCGACGACCCGCACGCGCTGCGCGAGCCACTGCTTGCCGTAGCGCGTGAGGCGGGAATCAAGGGTACGCTGCTGCTGGCGCGCGAAGGGATCAACGGCACGATTGCTGGCACGCAGGACGCGCTCGATGCGGTGATCGCACACATTCGCACGCTACCCGGCTGTGCCGACCTGTCGCTCAAGCACAGCTGGGCCGAGGCGATGCCGTTTCACCGGCTGAAGGTGAAGGTGAAGCGGGAGATCGTGACGATGGGCGTGACGGTCGATCCGTTGACCGACGCGGGCACCTATGTCGCCCCGGCGCAATGGAACGCCCTGATCGCCGATCCCGAAACGTTGGTGATCGATACGCGCAACGACTATGAGGTGGCGGTGGGCACCTTCGCAGGCGCGGTCGATCCGAAGACCACCGGCTTTGCGGACTTTCCCGCTTGGTTTCGCGAGCGGCGTGAGACGTTGTTGGCCGGCAAGAAGCGCGTGGCGATGTTCTGCACCGGCGGCATCCGCTGCGAGAAATCGACCGCCTTCCTGAAGGCGGAGGGCGTTGAGCAGGTTCACCATCTCGACGGCGGCATCCTGCGTTACCTGGAGGAAGTGCCGGCGTCCGAGAGCGCATGGCTGGGCGAATGTTTCGTGTTCGATCAACGGGTCGCAATCGGCCATGGGCTCGCGCCGGGCACACATGTGCTGTGTTTCGCGTGCCGGATGCCGGTCAGCGCGGCGGATCGCGCCTCGCCCGACTATGTCGAAGGCGTGAGCTGCCCGGCCTGCATTGGCGAGCGGACGGCCGAGGAACGCGCCGGCTATGCCGAACGTCATCGACAGGAACAGCTCGCGGCGACGCGCGGAGAGACGCATGTCGGGCGGACGTTTGATCCCGACTGA
- a CDS encoding TonB-dependent receptor, which produces MKLSRVALRQKGDNFPMRNNLFVGVAAVALVMPAAAMAQETTSSIRGTVTANGAPVAGATVTILNVPTGGTTNATTDASGSFNATGLRVGGPYTVTVAAPGYASTQVTDIQTIVAQSFELPIELTAESAGGGDIVVTASRLPNARNLSQGPATVLSAAQIASVASVNRDVRDLMRRDPFARLDYSEGSGRAVSFAGQNARYNRFSIDGVPVTDNFGLNPDGLPTRRSPVPFDAIGQFQTKVAPYDVREGNFQGGAINAILKSGTNEFHGTGFYAYSSDELTGKRTKAGPGVPTGRVTIPNFKYENYGAELSGPIIKDKLFFMVAGERVRAGTPIVEGTPGNNAGTVIPNITDAAVQQIQQIAQSRYGYNTGGILNNSDDRDDRLVAKLDANLSDTQRASVTYMYTKDQIRFNQNTQVGPASATANAPGLGLESNGYVGSNRLHAGVVQLNSDWSDEFSTEVRGFYKDYKRGQDPILGRGFAQFQVCTAAQSDRGSFGTGGSTATGIDLSTNCANGSGVVSFGPDISRQSNELSSRTWGGTVQARLTRDDHDLRIFGEMSDTKIVNLFVQRTAGDYYFDSLADFQEGNAQRLRYQNAIPSLNPIDGAARFQYQSYAFGIQDNWRINDLLTLSYGMRYDMYGGHGRPALNENFVNRYGFTNQEYISGKGVFQPRIGFDFKATPQLTFRGGIGIFSGGSPDVYISNSYSNTGFLTNSIDVTQSNNGSYSVGTGGQILTNVSGTTIPTAANDLVKSAATSTGAPTNALARDFRLPSQWRGTLSADFDSDFGGFLGGGWHLGADFLWSEVRNQVYFADYRVTPTALTTPDGRVRYQSVTTFNDRFQDIVLTNTSQGRAYIGVARFDKSVDNWLSLSASYTYQDVKDKTPATSSTAGSNYGNGAFFDGSGATYGVSNDQVRHFIKYGATFDHAFFGDYKTNFAIFGETRIGKPYSYTMQDTSSNRSPIFGNVGTQSRYLMYVPTSTTDALVSYGDTIVNGVVTQTAAQTAQNLDALINSSGLSKFRGKIAPRNAFNSPWFTKVDLHLSQEIPTGLGGSRITLFADVENVGNLINKNWGQIREYAFPYTTAAIRVQCLQAPVATGTNPTSAQTTQNTGQACGQYRYTAPSVAPGQQNVISSRQSLYSVRVGARFTF; this is translated from the coding sequence ATGAAGCTGTCGCGGGTCGCACTGCGGCAAAAAGGGGACAATTTTCCGATGCGCAACAATCTGTTCGTAGGCGTGGCTGCGGTCGCGCTGGTCATGCCGGCCGCCGCGATGGCGCAAGAAACCACCTCCTCGATCCGCGGCACCGTAACCGCGAACGGCGCGCCCGTCGCGGGCGCGACGGTCACGATCCTGAACGTTCCGACGGGCGGCACCACCAACGCAACCACCGACGCCAGCGGCAGCTTCAATGCCACCGGCCTCCGCGTTGGCGGGCCTTACACCGTCACCGTCGCTGCACCTGGCTACGCTTCGACGCAAGTCACCGACATTCAGACGATCGTTGCGCAGAGCTTTGAGCTGCCGATCGAATTGACCGCCGAAAGCGCCGGCGGTGGCGACATCGTCGTTACCGCGTCGCGCTTGCCGAACGCGCGCAATCTCAGCCAGGGTCCGGCGACCGTCCTCTCCGCCGCCCAGATCGCCAGCGTCGCGTCGGTCAACCGCGACGTCCGCGACCTGATGCGCCGCGACCCGTTCGCGCGCCTCGACTATTCGGAAGGCAGCGGCCGCGCGGTCAGCTTCGCTGGGCAGAACGCGCGCTACAACCGCTTCTCGATCGACGGCGTGCCGGTGACCGATAACTTCGGCCTCAACCCGGACGGTCTGCCGACCCGCCGCTCGCCCGTCCCGTTCGACGCGATCGGCCAGTTCCAGACCAAGGTCGCGCCCTATGACGTCCGCGAAGGCAACTTCCAGGGCGGCGCGATCAACGCGATCCTGAAGTCGGGCACCAACGAGTTCCACGGCACCGGCTTCTATGCATATTCCAGCGACGAACTGACCGGCAAGCGCACGAAGGCGGGCCCGGGCGTGCCGACCGGCCGCGTGACGATCCCGAACTTCAAGTATGAAAACTACGGTGCCGAACTGTCGGGCCCGATCATCAAGGACAAGCTGTTCTTCATGGTCGCGGGTGAGCGCGTTCGCGCCGGCACGCCGATCGTGGAAGGCACGCCGGGCAACAACGCCGGCACCGTCATCCCGAACATCACCGATGCGGCGGTCCAGCAGATCCAGCAGATCGCGCAGAGCCGCTACGGCTACAACACCGGCGGCATCCTGAACAATTCGGACGATCGCGACGATCGTTTGGTCGCAAAGCTGGACGCGAACCTTTCCGACACGCAGCGCGCGTCGGTGACGTACATGTACACGAAGGATCAGATCCGCTTCAACCAGAACACCCAGGTCGGCCCGGCAAGCGCCACGGCCAATGCTCCGGGCCTGGGTCTGGAATCGAACGGCTACGTCGGCTCGAACCGCCTGCATGCTGGCGTCGTCCAGTTGAACTCGGACTGGTCGGACGAATTCTCGACCGAGGTCCGCGGTTTCTACAAGGACTACAAGCGCGGCCAGGACCCGATCTTGGGTCGCGGCTTCGCGCAGTTCCAGGTCTGCACCGCAGCGCAGTCGGATCGCGGCAGCTTCGGTACCGGCGGCAGCACGGCGACTGGCATCGACCTGTCGACCAACTGCGCCAACGGCTCGGGTGTCGTGTCGTTCGGCCCGGACATCTCGCGCCAGTCGAATGAGCTGAGCAGCCGGACCTGGGGCGGCACGGTGCAGGCGCGCCTGACCCGTGACGACCACGATCTGCGCATTTTCGGCGAAATGTCGGATACGAAGATCGTCAACCTGTTCGTGCAGCGCACGGCCGGCGACTATTACTTCGACTCGCTGGCCGACTTCCAGGAGGGGAATGCCCAGCGCCTGCGCTACCAGAACGCCATCCCGTCGCTGAACCCGATCGACGGCGCAGCGCGCTTCCAATATCAATCCTACGCCTTCGGCATCCAGGACAATTGGCGGATCAACGACCTGCTGACGCTGTCCTACGGCATGCGTTACGACATGTACGGCGGTCACGGTCGCCCGGCGCTGAACGAGAATTTCGTCAACCGCTACGGCTTCACGAACCAGGAATATATCTCGGGCAAGGGCGTGTTCCAGCCGCGCATCGGGTTCGACTTCAAGGCGACGCCGCAGCTCACCTTCCGCGGCGGCATCGGCATCTTCTCGGGCGGCTCGCCGGACGTCTATATCTCGAACAGCTATTCGAACACCGGCTTCCTGACGAACAGCATCGACGTCACGCAATCGAATAACGGCAGCTATTCGGTGGGTACCGGCGGTCAGATCCTGACCAACGTCAGCGGCACGACGATCCCGACGGCCGCCAACGATCTGGTGAAGAGTGCCGCAACCTCCACCGGCGCGCCGACCAACGCGCTGGCGCGTGACTTCCGCCTGCCGTCGCAGTGGCGCGGCACGCTGTCGGCCGATTTCGACAGCGACTTCGGCGGTTTCCTGGGCGGCGGCTGGCACCTCGGTGCCGACTTCCTGTGGTCGGAAGTGCGCAACCAGGTCTATTTCGCCGACTATCGCGTCACGCCGACCGCGCTGACCACGCCGGACGGGCGTGTCCGCTACCAGTCGGTGACGACCTTCAACGACCGTTTCCAGGACATCGTGTTGACCAATACGTCGCAGGGCCGCGCCTACATCGGCGTCGCGCGCTTCGACAAGTCGGTCGACAACTGGTTGAGCTTGTCGGCCAGCTACACCTACCAGGACGTCAAGGATAAGACGCCCGCCACCTCGTCGACCGCCGGTTCCAACTATGGCAATGGCGCATTCTTCGATGGCAGCGGCGCGACTTACGGCGTGTCGAACGATCAAGTCCGCCACTTCATCAAGTACGGCGCGACGTTCGATCACGCCTTCTTCGGCGATTATAAGACCAACTTTGCCATCTTCGGCGAAACCCGCATTGGCAAGCCGTACAGCTATACGATGCAGGACACGTCGTCGAACCGCAGCCCGATCTTCGGCAACGTCGGCACCCAGTCGCGCTACCTGATGTACGTGCCCACCTCGACCACGGACGCGCTCGTCAGCTACGGTGACACGATCGTGAACGGCGTGGTCACGCAGACCGCCGCACAGACCGCGCAGAACCTGGACGCGCTCATCAATTCGAGCGGGCTGTCCAAGTTCCGTGGCAAGATCGCGCCGCGTAACGCGTTCAACTCGCCGTGGTTCACGAAGGTCGACCTGCATCTCTCGCAGGAAATCCCGACCGGGCTGGGCGGCAGCCGCATCACGCTGTTCGCGGACGTCGAGAACGTCGGCAACTTGATCAATAAGAATTGGGGCCAGATCCGCGAATACGCCTTCCCGTACACCACGGCGGCGATCCGCGTGCAGTGTCTGCAGGCGCCGGTTGCCACGGGCACGAATCCGACCAGCGCGCAGACGACGCAGAACACCGGTCAGGCCTGCGGCCAGTATCGTTACACTGCGCCGTCGGTGGCACCGGGCCAGCAGAACGTGATCTCGTCGCGTCAGTCGCTCTACTCGGTTCGTGTCGGCGCGCGCTTCACCTTCTGA